In a single window of the Xylanimonas protaetiae genome:
- a CDS encoding DUF5302 domain-containing protein, with translation MPSADNPDAKAAASEDAKARFRAALEKKNAAQHRHNDGQRNTGTVHGSETTGPAGQKMFRRKSG, from the coding sequence ATGCCGTCCGCTGACAACCCCGACGCCAAGGCCGCGGCGAGCGAGGACGCCAAGGCGCGGTTCCGCGCCGCGCTGGAGAAGAAGAACGCGGCCCAGCACCGCCACAACGACGGCCAGCGCAACACCGGCACCGTGCACGGGTCGGAGACCACGGGCCCCGCGGGGCAGAAGATGTTCCGCCGCAAGAGCGGCTGA
- a CDS encoding SulP family inorganic anion transporter yields MSLRALLPARSDYDLRPRTFGADLVAGLTVGVVALPLALAFGVSSGVGAAAGLVTAVVAGIVAAVFGGSGVQVSGPTGAMAVVLAPVVAQHGLGSVALVTVLAGVVVLVAGALRLGRLVTFIPWPVVEGFTLGIACVIFLQQVPNAVGVPATAGLNPAVAAWRSVTAAAASADTATLWTLGAAAAVAAVMLVLQRVAPAVPASLVGVALVTVLAEALHAPVARIGALPASLPLPVLPSASAGALRDLLGSALAVAALAAIESLLSARVAATMAAGTGSVYQPDRELVGQGLASVASGLFGGMPATGAIARTAVNVRSGARTRLAAIVHALVILAVIYLATGPVGRIPLAALAGVLMVTTTRMIPARTVLRVVRASRSTAVVFAVTAVITVAFDLIEAVEIGVLVAAFFALRAVAGAAGVHREPLPGPALPGDEHVALFRLEGAMFFGAAERVLSQVSEDSRRDGVSVVVLRLSGLRMVDATGAKALAELVQELERRGVTVLVKGIKPAHLGLLRTVGVLDELRDERHLFASLDDAVEHARSHVARAAAAARPGVR; encoded by the coding sequence GTGAGCCTGCGCGCCCTGCTCCCCGCGCGCAGCGACTACGACCTGCGCCCCCGCACCTTCGGGGCCGACCTCGTCGCCGGGCTGACCGTCGGCGTCGTCGCCCTGCCGCTCGCGCTCGCGTTCGGCGTCTCGTCCGGCGTCGGGGCCGCGGCCGGGCTCGTGACCGCCGTCGTCGCCGGCATCGTCGCCGCCGTGTTCGGCGGCTCCGGGGTGCAGGTGTCCGGCCCCACCGGGGCGATGGCCGTGGTGCTCGCCCCCGTCGTCGCGCAGCACGGGCTCGGGTCGGTCGCGCTCGTCACCGTGCTCGCCGGCGTCGTCGTGCTCGTGGCCGGGGCGCTCCGGCTCGGCCGGCTCGTCACCTTCATCCCCTGGCCCGTCGTCGAGGGGTTCACGCTCGGCATCGCGTGCGTCATCTTCCTCCAGCAGGTGCCCAACGCCGTCGGCGTCCCCGCGACGGCCGGGCTCAACCCCGCCGTCGCCGCGTGGCGGTCCGTCACCGCCGCCGCGGCGTCCGCGGACACGGCCACCCTGTGGACGCTCGGCGCCGCCGCGGCCGTCGCCGCCGTCATGCTCGTCCTCCAGCGCGTCGCCCCGGCCGTGCCCGCCTCGCTCGTCGGCGTCGCGCTCGTCACCGTGCTGGCCGAGGCGCTCCACGCGCCCGTGGCCCGCATCGGCGCGCTGCCCGCGTCGCTCCCGCTGCCCGTGCTGCCCTCCGCGAGCGCCGGCGCCCTGCGCGACCTGCTCGGGTCCGCCCTCGCCGTCGCCGCCCTCGCCGCCATCGAGTCGCTCCTGTCCGCCCGCGTCGCCGCGACGATGGCGGCGGGCACCGGGAGCGTCTACCAGCCCGACCGCGAGCTCGTCGGCCAGGGCCTCGCGTCCGTCGCCAGCGGCCTGTTCGGCGGCATGCCCGCCACCGGCGCCATCGCCCGCACCGCCGTCAACGTGCGCTCCGGCGCCCGCACCCGCCTCGCCGCCATCGTCCACGCCCTCGTCATCCTCGCCGTCATCTACCTCGCCACCGGGCCCGTCGGGCGCATCCCGCTCGCGGCGCTCGCGGGCGTCCTCATGGTCACCACGACGCGCATGATCCCCGCCCGCACGGTGCTGCGGGTCGTGCGCGCCAGCCGGTCGACGGCCGTCGTGTTCGCCGTCACCGCCGTCATCACCGTGGCGTTCGACCTCATCGAGGCCGTCGAGATCGGCGTGCTCGTGGCCGCGTTCTTCGCGCTGCGCGCCGTCGCCGGCGCGGCGGGCGTCCACCGCGAGCCCCTGCCCGGCCCGGCGCTGCCCGGGGACGAGCACGTGGCCCTGTTCCGGCTCGAGGGCGCCATGTTCTTCGGCGCGGCCGAGCGGGTGCTGTCGCAGGTGTCCGAGGACTCGCGGCGCGACGGCGTCAGCGTCGTCGTGCTGCGGCTGTCCGGGCTGCGCATGGTCGACGCCACGGGCGCGAAGGCGCTCGCCGAGCTGGTCCAGGAGCTCGAGCGCCGGGGCGTCACCGTGCTGGTCAAGGGGATCAAGCCGGCGCACCTCGGCCTGCTGCGCACCGTCGGCGTGCTCGACGAGCTGCGCGACGAGCGCCACCTCTTCGCGTCGCTCGACGACGCCGTCGAGCACGCCCGCTCCCACGTCGCGCGAGCCGCGGCCGCGGCGCGGCCGGGCGTGCGCTGA
- a CDS encoding SDR family oxidoreductase produces the protein MPHRAKLRVVVAGGHGKIALTLTRTLANRGHDVVGIVRNPEHVADVEALGGTAVVLDLEHTDVEAVAQVLEGADAAVFAAGAGPGSTAERKYTVDRDASILLAAAAERAGVRRFVQISTTRAGAPAAQGSTPVWVAYLDAKTQAEEALKATGLDWTIVRAGALTDGPSTGRVTLAGRHVPRGSVPRADVAMVLAELVVSGAAVRRTLELTSGLVPVATAVAATGT, from the coding sequence ACCGTGCCAAGCTTCGCGTCGTCGTCGCCGGCGGCCACGGCAAGATCGCGCTCACCCTCACGCGCACGCTCGCCAACCGCGGGCACGACGTCGTCGGCATCGTCCGCAACCCCGAGCACGTCGCCGACGTCGAGGCCCTGGGCGGCACCGCCGTCGTGCTCGACCTGGAGCACACCGACGTCGAGGCGGTCGCGCAGGTGCTGGAGGGCGCGGACGCCGCGGTCTTCGCGGCGGGCGCCGGGCCGGGCTCCACCGCCGAGCGCAAGTACACCGTGGACCGGGACGCCTCGATCCTGCTCGCGGCCGCCGCGGAGCGGGCGGGCGTGCGGCGGTTCGTGCAGATCTCGACGACCCGGGCGGGCGCGCCCGCGGCGCAGGGCTCGACGCCCGTGTGGGTGGCCTACCTCGACGCGAAGACCCAGGCCGAGGAGGCGCTCAAGGCGACGGGCCTCGACTGGACCATCGTGCGCGCGGGCGCCCTGACGGACGGCCCGAGCACGGGCCGCGTCACGCTCGCGGGCCGGCACGTGCCGCGCGGCAGCGTGCCGCGCGCGGACGTGGCGATGGTGCTCGCGGAGCTCGTCGTCTCGGGTGCGGCGGTGCGCCGCACGCTGGAGCTGACGAGCGGGCTCGTCCCCGTCGCGACGGCGGTGGCGGCGACGGGCACCTGA